The following coding sequences lie in one Lolium perenne isolate Kyuss_39 chromosome 2, Kyuss_2.0, whole genome shotgun sequence genomic window:
- the LOC127328853 gene encoding uncharacterized protein, which produces MSTVKTRKASPFALQPEPTPSPASPLFFLSSGPPPSTLGQRGDSSTLPPSRTFHALRAPPLLASLSSVSPLPAHCPARCAATMRMVSIHAPPPPTLSWAIRLACILSWASIPIPRPNSTLLPLVKFPPLLLPLPCFPCFAIARFVSDSELHRAPPSPAEGLGFLFCNKKHLLLVAGFSHHQQGHRAVKDQQGAPQEGAKGQQGPAAEEEASTANKAAAAEEEEGVSDLQEATRNNPSPLQQVQPELRIPTMPTSLSAFVQELLRLLQMPTMPAWLSAFFQRSRTDDAPVPVPVDAPVSDPLIAPQREETRIRLTALYRHSVDSAAARRWKNKPAARVLRTGPTIDEHLQKDAEITDPYEQEKFHIDYLTIRSASKYGWDTCAACYFQDPNSIVDTKTGKLEKHFNNNHHEDEKPKRCKVCDALFHSQRLKGVFGNPPAPRSAVLRPGAAPNVATPRSQIRGAGRFGCVIRGAPILLIRGAACRGAAVNYDALPPPSEKTARLDSILPQARLSPTPRQVLPTRP; this is translated from the exons ATGTCCACCGTCAAAACAAGGAAAGCGTCTCCCTTTGCTCTGCAGCCTGAGCCAACTCCGTCTCCAGCTTCTCCCCTCTTCTTCCTCAGCTCCGGTCCCCCTCCCTCTACTCTAGGGCAGAGAGGCGATTCCTCCACCTTGccgccttctagaaccttccacgcCCTGCGCGCTCCGCCCCTcctcgcctccctctcctccgTCTCCCCGCTCCCCGCTCACTGCCCTGCGCGCTGCGCTGCAACGATGAGGATGGTCTCCATccatgcgccgccgccgccgaccctgTCCTGGGCCATAAGGCTGGCCTGTATCCTCTCCTGGGCCTCAATCCCCATCCCACGGCCCAACTCCACGCTCCTCCCGCTCGTTAAATTTCCCCCGCTTCTCCTCCCCCTTCCCTGCTTCCCCTGTTTCGCGATCGCCCGCTTCGTCTCCGACTCCGAGCTCCACCGCGCACCGCCTTCTCCC GCGGAGGGATTGGGCTTCCTATTCTGCAACAAGAAGCACCTCCTTCTCGTTGCAGGCTTCTCCCACCACCAACAAGGGCACCGCGCCGTCAAGGACCAAcaaggggcaccgcaggaaggcgCCAAGGGCCAACAAGGACCAGCAGCAGAAGAAGAAGCGTCGACGGCCAACAAGGCCGCGGCCGCAG aggaagaagaaggtgtcTCCGACCTCCAAGAAGCTACCCGCAATAACCCCTCCCCTCTCCAGCAAGTGCAGCCGGAGCTGCGGATTCCGACCATGCCGACTTCCCTGTCGGCCTTTGTCCAGGAGTTGCTCCGCCTACTGCAGATGCCGACCATGCCGGCCTGGCTGTCGGCCTTTTTCCAGCGGTCCCGGACCGACGACGCCCCCGTCCCCGTCCCCGTCGACGCCCCCGTCTCCGACCCCCTCATCGCGCCTCAAAGGGAGGAGACGAGAATTAGGCTAACGGCCTTGTACAGGCATAGCGTCGACAGCGCGGCTGCGCGTCGTTGGAAGAATAAACCTGCAGCTCGGGTTCTCCGTACAGGTCCTACTATCGATGAG CACCTTCAAAAGGATGCTGAAATTACTGATCCATACGAGCAGGAGAAGTTTCATATCGATTATCTCACCATAAGATCAGCCAGTAAATATGGGTGGGATACTTGTGCTGCTTGTTATTTTCAGGATCCCAACAGCATCGTCGACACAAAGACAGGAAAG CTGGAGAAGCACTTTAATAACAACCACCATGAGGATGAAAAGCCGAAGAGATGCAAAGTGTGCGACGCCTTGTTTCACAGTCAGCGGCTTAAGGGCGTGTTCGGCAACCCTCCGGCTCCCAGATCCGCGGTGCTCCGGCCCGGAGCAGCGCCGAACGTGGCAACTCCACGGAGCCAGATCCGCGGAGCAGGACGATTCGGCTGTGTAATTCGCGGAGCACCTATTTTGCTGATCCGCGGAGCAGCCTGTCGCGGAGCAGCAGTTAATTACGACGCTCTGCCACCGCCAAGTGAAAAAACTGCTCGGTTGGATTCCATCCTTCCCCAAGCGAGGCTCTCTCCCACACCACGCCAAGTGCTCCCGACCCGTCCTTGA